Proteins co-encoded in one Fusarium musae strain F31 chromosome 3, whole genome shotgun sequence genomic window:
- a CDS encoding hypothetical protein (EggNog:ENOG41) codes for MGLTEEQKQHFIENGWLKIEGAFTAEQAAPLIKDVEERLGVNLNDKSTWKQWRINLKPTKWVQASEFAPKAWEAICELSGGEHRLDPEGCFWSNGYIVNLGDAAYEGKPSPLEGLDQFHTDGQFFVHYLDSPEQGIFCVPLWTDIVPGGGPTALCSGTVGTVAKWLYDHPEGTNPDLLPRGHPRFDDPNGSNLDWSNKVARANGRFELGTGKVGDVYLLHPFLVHSPTRNEKKHFRAITNSKTSLKEPHHLHRADGNYSILEQSIRRGLMQNGVTEEDLMNWHITQPREQFKPGLVGRIVPTKADVTPLNKFGVPTPV; via the exons ATGGGTCTCACCGAAGAACAAAAGCAGCATTTCATTGAGAATGGCTGGTTAAA AATTGAAGGTGCCTTTACAGCCGAGCAGGCTGCGCCGCTGATAAAAGACGTTGAAGAACGTCTCGGCGTGAACCTGAATGATAAATCAACTTGGAAGCAGTGGCGAATTAACCTCAAGCCTACTAAGTGGGTTCAGGCATCTGAGTTTGCCCCAAAGGCTTGGGAAGCCATCTGCGAGCTCTCTGGCGGGGAGCACCGTCTGGACCCTGAGGGGTGTTTCTGGAGCAACGGCTACATCGTCAACCTTGGAGATGCTGCCTATGAGGGCAAGCCATCGCCGCTGGAGGGCCTGGACCAATTCCATACTGATGGGCAGTTCTTCGTCCATTATCTCGACAGCCCGGAGCAGGGTATCTTCTGCGTGCCACTTTGGACCGATATAGTACCAGGTGGTGGTCCTACCGCTCTCTGCTCTGGGACTGTAGGCACTGTTGCAAAATGGTTATATGACCACCCTGAGGGCACCAACCCAGACCTGCTCCCTCGAGGCCATCCGCGGTTCGATGATCCCAACGGGTCCAATTTAGATTGGTCGAACAAAGTTGCTCGGGCCAACGGCCGTTTCGAACTGGGGACAGGCAAAGTTGGCGATGTATACTTGTTGCATCCGTTCTTGGTTCACTCCCCGACGCGCAATGAGAAGAAGCATTTCCGTGCCATAACAAACTCAAAGACGAGTTTGAAGGAGCCTCATCATCTACATCGTGCGGATGGCAATTACAGCATTCTAGAGCAGAGCATCAGGCGCGGCTTGATGCAGAATGGTGTGACAGAGGAGGATCTGATGAACTGGCACATCACCCAACCTCGAGAACAATTCAAGCCAGGCCTCGTTGGTAGAATAGTACCCACAAAGGCTGATGTCACTCCTCTCAACAAATTCGGAGTACCTACACCAGTGTGA
- a CDS encoding hypothetical protein (EggNog:ENOG41) produces MPSSNQILSVLAAIAVATTNAAMGLAFSTGPSDEWSIFAYTLTKTGDKSQLPVQDEHQAPAKTGDRVTMHYKYDASTQEYVQYVSINGKQVSTLSTSKGHEAMGFGSSVECGASDCGTIAAHRKSCIWVDTKIILNTADPNYIQTFGKGEGVTGGEMTTSDGGQTWVISNVNIPSFTF; encoded by the exons ATGCCTTCTTCCAACCAGATCCTCTCCGTCCTCGCGGCCATCGCTGTCGCCACAACCAACGCCGCTATGGGCCTTGCTTTCAGCACTGGCCCC TCTGACGAGTGGAGCATCTTTGCTTACACTCTCACCAAGACTGGAGATAAATCTCAGCTGCCTGTCCAAGATGAGCACCAGGCTCCTGCCAAGACGGGTGATCGTGTCACCATGCACT ACAAGTATGATGCTTCCACTCAGGAGTACGTTCAATACGTCTCCATCAACGGAAAGCAGGTCTCTACCCTCTCAACCTCCAAGGGCCACGAAGCCATGGGATTCGGCAGCTCTGTTGAGTGCGGCGCCTCAGACTGCGGAACTATTGCTGCTCACCGTAAGTCGTGCATA TGGGTTGACACTAAGATCATCCTTAATACTGCCGACCCCAACTACATTCAGACCTTCGGAAAGGGCGAGGGTGTTACTGGTGGAGAGATGACAACTAGTGATGGTGGCCAGACCTGGGTTATCAGCAATGTCAATATCCCATCCTTCACATTCTGA
- a CDS encoding hypothetical protein (EggNog:ENOG41~MEROPS:MER0004154), with translation MRHVIFALTLGFAAFLHQANAQETPCPLLGAIFPPVQHPLQSSAFSDSIALLNATFNELDRNGTLEGFNTTFYVQAFSASDTLFQHGYVPPSMKNSLTSGTLNNDTVFRVGSVSKLLTVYTLLVEVGMKHMNDPVTKWVPELALASRKNKGDHTRKVQWDEVTIGQLSGHMAGISRNFGFFDMSSVIESTHQNPELYGLPILSKKEKPQCSVSDPSLKPCSRNEFFQGITAQSFFPITSTANTPVYSNVAYQILAYALEGMTRKPFHKSFESSLLDPLAMKRTGLEAPKSKENAMIPDNEQLSWWNITTADGSPYGGMFSTAADLTRMGQSILSSSILSPSETRSWLKPITHTADTHMSVGMPWEIRRTYMPLGRSGSRIVDLYTKNGAIGLYTAIIVLSPDHEVGFVALIAGTNRAYLLSYLPDLLAQTLLPAAENTARDTAVTRFAGTFEGPKSRLTVTMSDTLLVRKWTRAGVDVLAMLAALTWPGLDLIPVLRLYPMGLEGIKRVSFRGVFEAHLADESPSEAETNTTEASVGPFSGGCLSWGGVDSLTYGNIGVDDFEFEIDDNGKAIGLTPRVMRETLKRVD, from the exons ATGAGGCACGTTATTTTTGCCCTAACTCTGGGCTTTGCTGCTTTTCTGCACCAGGCCAATGCTCAAGAGACCCCATGTCCTCTACTAGGAGCCATCTTCCCGCCCGTCCAGCATCCGCTCCAGTCCAGTGCGTTCTCTGATTCTATTGCTCTGCTCAACGCTACCTTCAACGAGCTTGACCGTAATGGCACTCTTGAAGGGTTCAACACTACATTCTACGTCCAGGCCTTTTCCGCCTCGGACACCCTTTTCCAGCATGGATACGTCCCTCCCTCTATGAAGAACTCCTTGACTTCAGGGACACTCAACAACGATACCGTGTTCCGCGTGGGTAGTGTCTCGAAGCTTCTTACTGTCTATACACTGCTCGTCGAGGTTGGGATGAAACACATGAACGATCCGGTAACGAAGTGGGTGCCTGAACTCGCTCTTGCGTCCAGGAAGAACAAGGGTGATCACACCCGCAAGGTGCAGTGGGATGAGGTTACTATTGGGCAGCTTTCCGGACATATGGCTGGTATCAGCCGAAACT TCGGGTTCTTCGATATGAGTTCCGTTATCGAATCAACTCACCAGAATCCCGAGTTGTATGGTCTCCCGATCCTCagtaagaaagaaaaaccaCAGTGTAGTGTCTCAGACCCATCTCTGAAGCCTTGCTCCCGCAATG AGTTCTTCCAGGGCATCACGGCACAGAGTTTCTTCCCCATCACATCAACTGCCAACACCCCGGTTTACTCTAACGTCGCGTACCAAATACTTGCTTATGCTCTCGAGGGCATGACGAGAAAGCCATTCCACAAGTCTTTTGAATCCTCCCTGCTCGACCCTCTAGCAATGAAACGAACAGGTCTCGAGGCGCCCAAGAGCAAAGAAAACGCCATGATCCCCGATAATGAGCAGCTCTCATGGTGGAACATCACCACAGCAGATGGCAGCCC CTATGGCGGCATGTTTTCTACTGCTGCAGACCTTACACGCATGGGTCAATCCATCCTCAGCTCTTCTATACTCAGCCCCTCCGAAACCCGCTCTTGGTTGAAGCCCATTACCCATACCGCGGACACTCACATGTCTGTTGGTATGCCTTGGGAGATCCGGCGCACGTACATGCCCCTCGGCCGCAGCGGCAGCCGGATCGTTGATCTTTACACAAAGAACGGCGCCATTGGCCTTTACACTGCGATTATTGTCCTTTCGCCCGACCACGAGGTTGGTTTCGTGGCGCTCATCGCAGGAACTAACCGTGCCTACTTGCTAAGCTATCTTCCTGACCTCCTCGCGCAGACACTACTGCCAGCCGCCGAAAACACGGCCCGCGATACCGCCGTTACGCGGTTTGCTGGCACTTTCGAGGGCCCCAAGAGTCGACTTACTGTTACCATGAGCGATACTCTCTTGGTAAGGAAGTGGACTCGCGCTGGCGTTGACGTGCTAGCCATGCTGGCCGCGCTTACATGGCCAGGGCTGGACTTGATACCAGTGCTAAGGCTATATCCAATGGGTTTGGAAGGAATCAAGAGAGTCTCTTTCAGGGGTGTCTTTGAAGCTCACCTTGCCGATGAATCACCATCAGAGGCTGAGACAAACACGACAGAGGCAAGTGTTGGCCCTTTTAGTGGCGGTTGCCTGTCGTGGGGAGGAGTTGACTCGTTGACATATGGCAACATTGGGGTTGATGATTTCGAatttgagattgatgataATGGGAAAGCAATTGGCCTTACACCAAGAGTTATGAGGGAAACTCTGAAGAGGGTTGATTGA
- a CDS encoding hypothetical protein (EggNog:ENOG41~CAZy:GH5), which yields MRLFISLILTALAAASAVKSRPRQREVAPVFNIDGKNQYFAGTNTWWMSHLTSDDDVEQAMSQIANSGLKVTRVWAFGNTNTGTDQPVYFQFLDTTKKAITINNGTNGIARLDAAVAAAEKHGIQLVLPMLNNWDDLGGINTYCAYFGCTHETFWTHTEAQKAYKDYVTFIVNRYKDSPAIFSWQLCNEPRCQNCDTSVITNWATNLSSFIKSLDPKHRVSLGDEGWFCSNDTNLGYAYSCSEGIDFEANLKVSTLDYGTVHMYPIGWGYTYPWGNQWIRDHAALALKHGKPVVLEEYGVESTASNRTAILQEWQQTIIDSDIAYDSFWQFGTNFPSGSSPYDDYAIFYGTQEYQDVVIDHAEAMSTKAVSTAPQRRASSHRSN from the coding sequence aTGAGATTATTCATTTCACTGATTTTGACTGCTCTTGCAGCGGCATCGGCCGTAAAGAGCCGGCCAAGGCAGAGAGAGGTTGCACCGGTTTTTAACATCGATGGGAAGAACCAATACTTCGCTGGCACCAACACCTGGTGGATGAGCCACCTCACGtcagatgacgatgttgaacAAGCCATGTCTCAGATAGCCAACAGTGGACTCAAGGTCACTCGCGTCTGGGCATttggcaacaccaacacaggAACCGATCAGCCTGTCTACTTTCAGTTCCTCGACACGACCAAGAAAGCCATCACGATCAACAATGGCACCAACGGCATCGCGCGCCTTGACGCCGCTGTCGCTGCCGCAGAGAAGCACGGCATCCAGCTGGTTCTTCCCATGCTGAACAACTGGGATGACCTGGGCGGGATCAACACTTACTGTGCCTACTTTGGATGCACCCACGAGACCTTTTGGACCCACACAGAGGCTCAGAAAGCCTACAAGGACTATGTAACATTCATCGTCAATCGTTACAAGGACTCTCCCGCCATTTTCTCCTGGCAGCTCTGCAACGAACCAAGGTGCCAGAACTGCGACACCAGTGTAATCACCAACTGGGCCACAAATCTATCAAGCTTCATAAAATCTCTAGACCCAAAACATCGTGTGTCCTTGGGCGACGAAGGCTGGTTCTGTTCTAACGACACTAACCTCGGTTATGCGTACTCCTGCTCCGAGGGAATCGATTTCGAAGCCAATCTGAAGGTCTCAACACTTGACTACGGTACTGTTCATATGTACCCAATCGGCTGGGGCTACACGTATCCCTGGGGCAACCAATGGATCCGTGACCACGCGGCACTGGCGCTCAAGCACGGCAAACCTGTCGTTCTAGAGGAATATGGTGTTGAGAGCACAGCCTCAAACCGCACAGCTATCCTGCAAGAGTGGCAACAAACGATCATTGATAGCGATATTGCGTACGATAGTTTTTGGCAATTCGGGACAAACTTTCCAAGTGGTTCAAGCCCTTACGATGACTATGCCATCTTCTATGGCACGCAGGAGTATCAGGATGTGGTGATTGACCATGCTGAGGCCATGAGCACAAAGGCTGTCTCAACTGCTCCCCAACGTCGAGCCTCCTCTCATCGCTCAAACTAG
- a CDS encoding hypothetical protein (CAZy:GT2_Glyco_tranf_2~EggNog:ENOG41) → MSAILAGMWLWTQYDTLLTRMRMKEYNHPVPLEKPTFPTESVSILILTIDTPGEFTDTLHSCLASQPKEIIVVTIPRDLARVKSLASPVLEKAGNVPISILTVPKPGRRTQMALAVREATGDILCFVDDDTVWPSNNVLPYLLAGFENPKVGGVVGRQRQERQNPDVLTPWEVAAIRKLSSNDEKQMLLHASGGGIWCLVGRTMLLRTAALKSGTFLDDLTNEIFGGGLLQTGEDSFITRWLRRNGWELFHQDAREAEVFTEVKSDSTYVSQLIRWRRNGFQAFINQLFIDPGFRRIYKRDAYFARKLAEEFGRPLITLVHLIGWGLAIMNSPRIA, encoded by the exons ATGTCGGCTATTCTTGCAGGAATGTG GCTATGGACTCAATACGACACCCTACTCACTAGAATGCGAATGAAGGAGTACAACCATCCAGTACCCCTTGAAAAGCCAACCTTTCCAACTGAGAGCGTGAGCATCCTGATACTCACCATCGACACACCGGGCGAATTTACAGACACGCTGCACTCCTGCCTTGCCAGCCAGCCCAAGGAGATTATTGTTGTTACGATCCCTCGTGATCTTGCAAGAGTTAAATCACTGGCCTCTCCTGTCCTCGAAAAGGCCGGGAATGTGCCCATCTCCATTCTGACTGTTCCGAAGCCTGGCCGACGAACACAGATGGCTCTTGCTGTGCGAGAAGCAACTGGTGATATACTGTGttttgttgatgacgatACAGTATGGCCAAGCAATAATGTGTTACCGTATCTCCTCGCGGGGTTCGAGAACCCAAAGGTCGGGGGCGTTGTCGGTAGACAAAGGCAAG AGCGACAGAACCCTGATGTTCTCACTCCCTGGGAAGTCGCAGCTATCCGAAAGCTATCAAGCAACGATGAGAAACAGATGCTTCTCCATGCCAGTGGAGGTGGTATATGGTGCTTAGTAGGTCGGACCATGTTACTTCGAACTGCCGCTCTCAAGTCGGGTACATTCCTGGATGATTTGACGAACGAGATCTTCGGCGGCGGGCTCCTCCAGACGGGTGAAGATAGCTTCATAACCCGTTGGCTGCGTCGGAATGGGTGGGAGTTGTTCCATCAAGACGCACGCGAGGCTGAAGTGTTCACCGAGGTCAAAAGCGACTCCACCTACGTTAGCCAACTTATTCGTTGGCGACGCAATGGGTTCCAGGCCTTTATCAATCAGCTCTTTATTGATCCCGGGTTTCGAAGGATCTATAAGAGGGATGCTTATTTTGCTCGAAAGCTTGCAGAGGAGTTTGGACGGCCTCTCATCACTCTTGTCCATCTCATTGGCTGGGGACTAGCCATCATGAACTCGCCCAGGATCGCGTAA
- a CDS encoding hypothetical protein (EggNog:ENOG41), with translation MQKEDDRVEAVERVPESAAADLATSKTAKVENVAYSDAIAKDNLSPRAASILKLYAIIALVTLNNCGNGFDGTIMSSINAMDPFHEFFGTEMQGSSIGAVFALYSVGNILGCLVAAPAADMFGRKFGMITGSIFVIVGTVIQAAAQNVGTFMAGRLFLGFGCTIAVTASPIYLVEMAYPSWRGTLAGLYNVGGWYIGSLTSTWTAYGTGRLTSNWSWRIPIIIQVVPATIILCGVWFVPESPRWLMSHGKEDQARAVLIKYHGDGNPESAVVKLELDEMRASIEYQAEIEASQKWWDYRMLFDNRENLHRFYLLFLVAIFSQFIGGSVITYYMPVILENVGITSSSQQLLLNGVNVIFGFFSGVAGSFGVEKFGRRPLFLWGTFLTGLVYIPINVIAAKAHGHVDTSTGYAFIAMIFLYGIFWSFCWTPLQSLYPSEVLRNDIRAKGMAASGFFSGVSGFINTYATPVALQKIGWKTYTIFLILHFAEWGMMYFALVETKGRSLEEIDDIFKSPNPVKTSKQKHEVYIKEGAGVTADLGAKEA, from the exons ATGCAGAAAGAAGACGATAGAGTTGAGGCCGTGGAGAGGGTCCCTGAGTCGGCAGCTGCTGATCTGGCGACATCCAAGACAGCAAAAGTTGAGAATGTGGCCTATAGTGATGCCATTGCTAAAGACAACCTCTCTCCGCGCGCAGCGtccatcctcaagctctATGCGATTATTGCTCTTGTCACGTTGA ACAATTGTGGTAATGGCTTTGATGGAACTATCATGTCGTCCATCAACGCTATGGATCCCTTCCATGAATTCTTCGGCACAGAAATGCAAGGTTCTTCGATTGGAGCTGTCTTTGCTCTCTACAGCGTCGGAAACATTCTGGGCTGTCTTGTTGCCGCTCCTGCTGCCGACATGTTTGGACGAAAGTTCGGCATGATCACCGGATCAATCTTTGTCATTGTTGGCACCGTGATCCAAGCGGCGGCCCAGAATGTAGGAACATTTATGGCGGGGAGACTGTTTCTCGGTTTCGGCTGCACCATCGCGGTAACTGCATCTCCTATCTATCTAGTTGAGATGGCCTAcccttcttggcgaggaacTCTGGCTGGCCTGTACAATGTTGGCGGTTGGTATATTGGATCCCTTA catcaacatgGACTGCCTATGGAACAGGACGATTAACTTCGAATTGGTCCTGGAGGATCCCCATCATTATTCAGGTCGTCCCCGCGACTATCATCCTTTGCGGCGTGTGGTTTGTCCCTGAAAGCCCGAGATGGCTCATGAGTCACGGCAAAGAAGATCAGGCACGGGCTGTGCTCATCAAGTATCACGGAGATGGAAATCCCGAGTCAGCTGTTGTAAAACTCGAGCTTGACGAGATGCGTGCATCCATTGAATACCAGGCAGAGATTGAAGCCAGCCAAAAGTGGTGGGATTACCGGATGCTCTTCGACAACAGGGAGAACTTGCACCGGTTTtacttgttgttcttggtcGCCATCTTCAGTCAGTTTATCGGTGGTTCTGTCATTACCTACTACATGCCCGTCATTCTAGAGAATGTTGGTATTACCagctcttctcagcagcttctACTCAATGGAGTCAATGTCATTTTCGGCTTTTTCAGCGGTGTCGCGGGCTCATTTGGCGTTGAGAAGTTTGGACGCAGGCCTTTGTTTCTTTGGG GCACCTTCTTGACAGGTCTCGTTTACATCCCCATCAACGTCATTGCAGCCAAAGCTCACGGTCACGTTGACACATCAACTGGCTACGCCTTCATTGCAATGATTTTCTTGTATGGCATCTTTTGGTCCTTTTGCTGGACGCCTCTGCAGTCTCTATACCCAAGCGAGGTCTTACGCAATGATATTCGAGCCAAGGGTATGGCCGCCTCTGGCTTCTTCAGTGGTGTTTCTGGGTTCATAAACACGTATGCGACGCCCGTCGCTCTCCAAAAGATCGGTTGGAAGACATACACTATTTTCCTCATTCTGCATTTTGCGGAATGGGGGATGATGTATTTCGCTCTGGTCGAAACTAAGGGTCGGTCTCTCGAAGAAATCGATGACATCTTCAAATCGCCCAACCCTGTCAAAACATCTAAGCAGAAACACGAGGTGTACATCAAGGAGGGTGCAGGTGTCACTGCCGACTTGGGCGCAAAGGAAGCCTAA
- a CDS encoding hypothetical protein (EggNog:ENOG41), with amino-acid sequence MIQLCFVFFVPESPRWLVAKDRSQEALHTLVKFHAEGQESDFVKAEMAQIQSTLRIEMQNTKRSWLDLGATSGMRRRLLTTCMLGLFTQWSGSTLISYYLGDLLQITGNDSSYFKQTINVSLSCWSLVCSFTASMLVRRFKRRHMYLACTISLLICFSSYTISMERTITAKENGGSNDAAAYLVEIWPYAERSRGIAVFQLFARSAEFLTTFVNPIGLANISWRYFIIYCCILAYEVVFVYFFFPETAGRTLEEATFLFEEEKSLAVETILAVESSTATELMARDSIERRNAGSGTKKLA; translated from the exons ATGATCCAGCTCTGCTTTGTATTTTTCGTTCCTGAAAGCCCAAGATGGCTTGTCGCCAAAGACCGCAGTCAAGAGGCCCTACATACTCTAGTCAAGTTCCACGCTGAGGGACAAGAATCTGACTTTGTCAAGGCGGAAATGGCACAGATCCAGTCAACGTTACGCATCGAGAtgcaaaacaccaagagatcatggcttgaccttggcgCAACTTCAGGCATGCGAAGACGTTTGCTGACGACCTGTATGTTAGGCCTGTTCACGCAGTGGTCTGGATCGACTCTTATCTCATACTACCTCGGCGACCTGCTGCAGATCACGGGCAATGATTCTTCCTATTTCAAGCAGACTATCAACGTTAGCTTGTCTTGCTGGAGTCTTGTATGCTCTTTCACAGCGTCAATGCTCGTTCGTCGGTTCAAACGTCGACATATGTACCTAGCCTGTACCATTAGTTTGCTCATCTGCTTTTCCAGCTACACCATTAGCATGGAGAGGACAATTACGGCAAAGGAGAACGGGGGATCCAACGATGCTGCTG CATATCTTGTTGAGATCTGGCCCTACGCTGAGAGGTCTCGTGGTATAGCTGTTTTCCAGCTCTTTGCACGTTCTGCAGAGTTTCTCACCACCTTTGTCAATCCAATTGGTCTTGCAAATATAAGCTGGCGGTATTTCATCATTTACTGTTGCATTCTTGCGTATGAAGTTGTTTTTgtgtacttcttcttcccagagACTGCTGGTAGAACGCTTGAGGAAGCAACATTCT tatttgaagaagagaagtcATTAGCTGTAGAGACTATACTTGCAGTGGAGAGCTCAACTGCCACAGAGCTTATGGCAAGGGACTCTATTGAGCGCAGAAATGCAGGATCTGGGACAAAGAAGTTAGCGTAA
- a CDS encoding hypothetical protein (EggNog:ENOG41) codes for MNAQSYQLPSELAAQVASLPPPPHLLLFGDSITQGAFSLHSELARRYVRRIDVLNRGFGGYNTNSALTLLPSFFPPAAPSRTVPRVAAMTVHFGANDSCSPGEPQHCDLDTFKTNVRRILNWEGVKLHKTKVLLVTPSPVEEYRLPHDGQGRADRVAMYADAIRDIGKQENVPVVDLWTAMMRTANWQDTAVEGILPGSSRTVPSMELGRLFYDGLHLNEEGYRIYMEELLRVLEAEVPECRIQGTDEWYPEWIRFHPPSSLSVDEDEA; via the coding sequence ATGAACGCCCAGTCATACCAATTACCCTCAGAACTTGCTGCCCAAGTGGCATCCCTTCCTCCACCACcgcatctcctcctctttgGAGACTCCATCACCCAGGGCGCCTTCTCACTCCACAGCGAGCTAGCGAGGCGGTATGTTCGACGGATCGATGTACTCAACCGGGGTTTCGGTGGGTACAATACAAACTCAGCTTTGACACTGCTGCCGTCATTCTTCCCACCTGCGGCACCTTCGAGAACTGTTCCTCGCGTCGCTGCTATGACGGTTCATTTTGGCGCAAATGACTCTTGTAGCCCTGGTGAGCCTCAGCATTGCGACCTCGACACCTTCAAAACAAACGTCAGGCGTATTCTGAACTGGGAGGGTGTGAAGCTTCACAAGACCAAAGTACTGCTTGTGACACCGTCTCCAGTGGAAGAGTATCGACTGCCACACGATGGTCAGGGCAGGGCAGACCGAGTGGCGATGTATGCAGACGCGATTCGGGATATTGGAAAGCAGGAAAACGTACCGGTCGTTGACCTTTGGACTGCAATGATGCGCACTGCTAATTGGCAAGATACTGCGGTTGAGGGAATCTTGCCTGGGTCTTCAAGGACAGTCCCCAGTATGGAGCTTGGGCGACTTTTCTACGATGGTCTTCACCTGAACGAGGAAGGGTATCGGATCTATATGGAAGAGCTTTTGCGTGTTCTTGAAGCGGAAGTTCCCGAATGTCGGATACAAGGCACCGACGAGTGGTACCCCGAGTGGATTAGGTTTCACCCCCCGTCATCACTAAGTGtagatgaagacgaagccTGA
- a CDS encoding hypothetical protein (EggNog:ENOG41) — protein MSDAAIWHAVVSLGSAHEDFAERGKESRSMFALKQFTSAIRCLTDSRSPRHADRWRALVVSTIFTYVCTIKGLHDQTRLHLQAGCNLLCELQSLTNKGRVTLNQKKLLNIAQDEDWISSVPVSIAPIQSILANLELHLNALDHGGMTESPTLLLQNKTLNTWRYYTAPRRSHRPTPNSINQAYCAAESLFTGLILFSQEHAKQLGDIQSGVSGSTGLTMLAARQKPYTRCYKEISKAIEIFQHEVDACQLEPHTMLPLHLFQMSNRLLLIQDPEEHDLVKRQDDLSALYKSIVDLAEQVMKLDSIKTRRVSYTQHLFLVAHSGIGQSTRRRAVALLRRPRLEGGWDSLISASLAEAIMDREKEAACEYRLEQNLYPGTTGGGEENGQRLEEVDPIFRVFNITFAFTGQREARAVLRTWREKLDDVAGRSRAIRW, from the coding sequence ATGTCCGACGCGGCCATTTGGCATGCTGTCGTCAGTCTCGGTTCTGCTCATGAGGATTTTGCAGAACGTGGCAAGGAATCACGTAGCATGTTTGCTTTGAAGCAGTTCACTTCAGCCATCCGATGTCTTACTGACTCAAGGTCGCCAAGACATGCCGATCGGTGGAGAGCGCTTGTCGTCAGCACTATATTTACCTATGTATGCACGATCAAAGGCCTTCACGATCAGACGCGTCTACATCTACAAGCCGGATGCAATCTTCTCTGCGAGCTCCAAAGTCTCACCAACAAAGGCAGGGTAACTTTGAATCAAAAGAAACTTCTGAATATTGCCCAAGACGAGGATTGGATCTCGTCAGTTCCGGTGTCAATTGCTCCGATTCAGTCCATTCTGGCCAACCTCGAGCTGCACTTGAACGCGCTTGACCATGGCGGCATGACAGAGAGTCCGACCCTGCTCTTACAAAACAAAACACTCAATACATGGCGCTACTATACAGCACCTCGTCGTTCGCATCGTCCAACACCAAATTCTATTAATCAAGCATACTGCGCTGCTGAGTCTCTCTTCACTGGACTCATCCTATTCTCCCAAGAACATGCCAAACAGCTCGGGGATATTCAGTCCGGTGTATCCGGATCGACAGGACTAACAATGCTGGCTGCACGACAAAAGCCGTATACGCGATgctataaagaaataagcaAAGCAATCGAGATCTTCCAACACGAGGTAGACGCATGCCAACTGGAGCCGCATACCATGCTCCCCTTGCACCTCTTCCAAATGTCGAATCGCCTCCTCCTGATTCAGGATCCTGAGGAGCATGACTTGGTTAAGCGCCAAGATGACCTTTCCGCCTTGTACAAGTCTATAGTCGACCTCGCCGAGCAGGTCATGAAGCTCGATTCTATAAAGACCCGACGAGTTTCCTATACACAGCACCTCTTTCTCGTCGCCCATAGTGGTATCGGACAGTCAACTCGCCGCCGCGCTGTGGCCTTACTTCGGCGTCCACGGTTGGAGGGTGGCTGGGACAGCCTAATCTCTGCAAGTCTCGCAGAGGCTATCATGGACAGAGAGAAGGAGGCGGCGTGTGAATACCGGCTGGAGCAAAACTTGTATCCTGGGACTACAGGAGGCGGAGAAGAGAATGGGCAGAGACTAGAGGAGGTTGATCCAATATTTCGGGTATTTAACATTACATTTGCGTTTACAGGACAGAGAGAGGCTCGCGCTGTGCTGCGGACGTGGCGGGAGAAGCTCGATGACGTTGCTGGGCGGAGCAGGGCTATTCGATGGTAA